A single genomic interval of Spirosoma linguale DSM 74 harbors:
- a CDS encoding glycosyl transferase family 2 (PFAM: glycosyl transferase family 2~KEGG: hypothetical protein ; K00721 dolichol- phosphate mannosyltransferase) → MKLSVVIPAYNEEESLPPTLRSLYQTLAKHGIPHEICVTNDNSKDGTLKTLEQLAATEIPTLVYYTNPGPNGFGYAVRYGLERFSGDCVAVFMADLSDDPEDLVLFYNKMLDTGVDAVFGSRWIKGGKVIDYPPLKKFINRIANFIVRMVMGIKYNDTTNAFKLYRRETIEGVKPFLSPHFNLTVELPLKAIVRGYSFDVVPNSWTNRKYGESKLKIKEMGSRYFFILMYCLIEKYFSQGDFRKKTAASVPQTVSR, encoded by the coding sequence ATGAAATTAAGCGTTGTCATACCTGCCTATAATGAGGAAGAGTCGTTGCCGCCAACTCTTCGGTCGCTCTACCAGACGTTGGCGAAACACGGCATTCCTCACGAAATCTGCGTGACAAACGACAATTCGAAGGATGGTACGCTGAAAACGTTGGAGCAGTTAGCCGCTACTGAAATTCCAACGCTGGTTTATTATACCAACCCGGGTCCCAATGGGTTCGGTTATGCCGTCCGCTATGGGTTGGAGCGTTTCTCGGGCGATTGTGTGGCTGTCTTCATGGCCGATCTGTCCGATGATCCCGAAGACCTGGTGCTGTTCTACAACAAGATGCTGGATACAGGTGTCGACGCTGTATTCGGTTCACGGTGGATAAAAGGAGGGAAGGTAATTGATTACCCACCCCTGAAAAAATTCATTAACCGGATTGCCAACTTCATTGTCCGGATGGTAATGGGTATCAAATACAACGATACCACAAACGCCTTCAAACTTTATCGACGGGAAACCATCGAAGGTGTCAAGCCATTTCTGTCTCCCCATTTCAACCTCACGGTTGAGCTGCCCCTGAAAGCCATTGTCCGGGGCTATTCCTTTGATGTTGTTCCCAATAGCTGGACCAACCGGAAGTACGGCGAATCGAAGCTGAAGATTAAAGAAATGGGTAGCCGCTATTTCTTCATTCTGATGTACTGCCTGATCGAGAAGTACTTCTCCCAGGGAGACTTTCGTAAAAAAACAGCCGCATCCGTACCACAAACCGTTAGCCGGTAA
- a CDS encoding aldo/keto reductase (PFAM: aldo/keto reductase~KEGG: ara:Arad_1835 oxidoreductase protein), whose product MPVSINEQLTSRLGFGTWQFGGPNVVNGNPTGWGEVDKAEAIRAVHAALDEGINFFDTADSYGRGQAETILHDAFTQKSAANALICTKFGNRQTPEGQPIQDYSAAYLTEAVEASLHRLGVDTLDVLLLHSPPDAFDWSAYDPKPFEDLVQAGKIRSYGVSSRSVYGARRVMEAGFGSVLEVIYNALDRRAEDLLFTGSNASQYFFIGRVPLASGFLNPAYLTQDPVFPADQYRHYLPERDRNWLLESMRKLAFLDEEPGGMAISALRFSLSNDAIGVVIPGMRNERQVAANRRAEELGSLSPDVLSRIRQAVPDVADHWKPKV is encoded by the coding sequence ATGCCTGTATCCATAAACGAGCAGCTTACATCCCGACTGGGGTTTGGTACCTGGCAGTTTGGCGGTCCCAACGTCGTAAACGGCAACCCGACGGGCTGGGGTGAGGTTGACAAAGCGGAGGCCATCCGCGCCGTACATGCCGCTCTGGATGAGGGCATAAACTTCTTCGATACCGCTGATAGCTATGGCCGGGGCCAGGCCGAAACCATACTGCATGACGCGTTTACACAGAAGTCAGCGGCAAACGCCCTGATCTGTACCAAATTCGGTAACCGGCAAACGCCGGAGGGACAACCCATACAGGACTATAGCGCAGCCTATCTGACCGAAGCCGTAGAGGCCAGTCTGCATCGGCTGGGTGTCGATACGCTCGACGTGCTGCTACTGCATAGCCCACCGGATGCCTTCGACTGGTCAGCCTACGACCCGAAACCGTTCGAGGATCTGGTGCAGGCGGGGAAAATTCGTTCGTATGGGGTTAGCTCCCGGTCGGTGTACGGTGCCCGGCGCGTTATGGAGGCTGGCTTTGGCAGTGTATTGGAAGTAATTTATAATGCGCTGGACCGCCGGGCTGAGGATCTGCTCTTCACTGGTTCCAATGCCAGTCAGTATTTTTTCATTGGACGGGTACCGCTGGCTTCCGGTTTTCTGAACCCGGCTTACCTGACACAGGACCCCGTTTTTCCGGCCGATCAGTACCGGCATTATCTGCCCGAGCGTGACCGGAACTGGCTCCTTGAGTCTATGCGTAAACTGGCTTTTTTAGACGAGGAGCCGGGTGGAATGGCAATTTCTGCCTTACGATTCAGCTTATCTAATGACGCTATAGGCGTAGTTATTCCCGGTATGCGGAACGAGCGGCAGGTCGCTGCCAATCGCCGGGCTGAAGAGCTGGGGTCGCTATCGCCTGATGTACTATCCCGTATTCGGCAGGCCGTTCCTGATGTAGCCGACCATTGGAAACCCAAAGTTTAG
- a CDS encoding glycosyl transferase family 2 (PFAM: glycosyl transferase family 2~KEGG: gur:Gura_2348 glycosyl transferase family protein) has protein sequence MPKVSVLIITYNQQNFIRQAIDSALAQQTTFPIEILVGDDFSKDGTREIIQEYERQHPGLVRGILHPRNMGKNGGINFLETLKQAKGEYYALMDGDDYFTDPLKIQKQADLLDAHPDYSMVFHNALITYEDGSPSHVLNGPDTKPFFTIEDLIGEDEIWFMATSSTMYRNSIKEYPAWFSESVSGDIPRLILKAKMGKIGYIPDLMSVYRKNSNGTSYSDKYDDAVFLQNRIDMYSNINRELDYRYDGLLKKNIARYYRMMLRSKQFRDSYFAKVRLALRYYTLAKPNWVDLKSVIYDYLTPPVLQRAYGTVAIGLHRILNN, from the coding sequence ATGCCGAAAGTAAGCGTTCTGATTATTACTTATAATCAGCAGAATTTCATCCGTCAGGCCATCGATAGCGCGCTGGCTCAACAAACTACGTTCCCAATTGAAATCCTGGTTGGCGATGATTTCTCGAAGGATGGAACAAGAGAAATTATTCAGGAATATGAACGCCAGCATCCTGGTCTGGTACGCGGTATTTTACACCCGCGTAACATGGGTAAGAACGGGGGGATAAACTTTCTGGAAACGCTGAAGCAGGCCAAAGGCGAATATTATGCCCTGATGGACGGCGACGATTATTTTACCGACCCGCTTAAAATTCAGAAGCAGGCCGATTTGCTCGATGCCCATCCGGATTATTCGATGGTCTTCCACAATGCGTTGATTACCTACGAAGATGGCAGCCCGTCGCATGTGCTCAACGGACCCGATACAAAGCCGTTTTTTACTATTGAGGATCTGATTGGAGAGGATGAAATCTGGTTCATGGCCACGTCGAGTACCATGTATCGAAACTCGATCAAAGAGTATCCGGCCTGGTTTAGCGAATCGGTTAGCGGTGACATCCCCCGCCTGATCCTAAAGGCTAAGATGGGTAAAATAGGGTATATCCCCGATCTTATGTCGGTGTATCGGAAAAACAGCAATGGCACCAGCTATTCTGATAAGTATGACGATGCCGTTTTCCTGCAAAACCGGATTGATATGTACTCGAATATCAACCGCGAGCTGGACTACCGATACGACGGCCTGTTGAAGAAAAATATAGCCCGGTATTATCGAATGATGCTGAGAAGCAAGCAGTTTCGTGATTCTTATTTCGCAAAAGTACGGCTCGCTCTTCGCTATTATACCCTGGCAAAACCAAACTGGGTTGACTTGAAATCAGTCATTTATGACTATTTAACCCCACCTGTTTTACAGCGTGCTTACGGAACGGTAGCCATTGGCCTGCACCGTATTCTAAATAATTGA
- a CDS encoding hypothetical protein (KEGG: aav:Aave_3719 taurine catabolism dioxygenase TauD/TfdA): MNFFQQVVYTTPEETIQNVKEAVQNNKLVFLSGFREDLPVHDFYSKLSETIGRIHAADEDLATGKMTGNRWIDITYDPQIPDRYRSSNTRQPMHTDDSYVELGGEEAVNFFYCASRAKIGGATTFFDLPDLVECMKLDGEEALLEELMATDVVHAKGGARKVRKIIDKDGEGYLANWNYFCLSREENTPEVLDLCERFHQFLESRIMNAGVILPVQLQKGEAVFFHDDRVLHGRNAFFAEYPGQRSLIKGKIIITPAADAVF, from the coding sequence ATGAATTTTTTTCAGCAAGTTGTCTATACTACGCCGGAAGAAACGATTCAGAACGTGAAAGAAGCCGTTCAGAATAACAAGCTGGTTTTTCTGTCGGGCTTTCGCGAAGATTTGCCAGTACACGATTTTTACAGCAAACTATCTGAGACAATTGGCCGTATCCATGCCGCCGACGAAGACCTTGCTACCGGTAAAATGACCGGAAATCGTTGGATCGACATTACCTACGACCCGCAGATTCCAGACCGTTACCGCTCCAGCAACACACGCCAGCCCATGCATACGGACGATTCGTACGTTGAACTGGGTGGCGAAGAGGCTGTAAACTTTTTCTATTGCGCTTCCCGGGCCAAAATTGGCGGAGCAACCACGTTCTTCGACCTGCCCGACCTGGTTGAGTGCATGAAGCTGGATGGTGAAGAGGCTTTGCTGGAAGAACTGATGGCTACCGACGTGGTTCACGCCAAAGGCGGTGCCCGGAAAGTTCGGAAAATTATTGACAAAGATGGCGAAGGCTATCTGGCCAACTGGAACTACTTCTGCCTGTCGCGGGAGGAGAACACGCCGGAAGTGCTGGACCTCTGCGAGCGTTTCCACCAGTTCCTTGAGTCGCGGATTATGAATGCCGGTGTTATTTTGCCGGTTCAGCTGCAAAAGGGAGAAGCTGTTTTCTTCCACGATGATCGGGTGTTGCACGGCCGGAACGCATTCTTCGCCGAATATCCGGGTCAGCGCAGCCTGATCAAGGGGAAAATCATTATTACACCAGCCGCCGACGCTGTTTTTTGA
- a CDS encoding hypothetical protein (KEGG: hha:Hhal_1866 hypothetical protein), producing MQFAKYISVVIASTIKFVGGPISGAALGLGWLETTVCTALGMMISVVIVTFAGAALQTLLQRYRKQPPKRFTKRTRMAIRIWKRSGLAGIAFLTPLILTPIGGTILALSFGVKRGQVVLYMLVSALVWAIVQTLAFYQIPGLKGMFN from the coding sequence ATGCAGTTTGCCAAATATATATCTGTCGTTATTGCCAGCACCATAAAATTTGTGGGCGGGCCAATCTCAGGTGCAGCACTGGGCTTAGGCTGGCTGGAAACAACAGTATGTACGGCACTGGGCATGATGATCAGCGTAGTGATCGTTACGTTTGCCGGAGCAGCTTTACAAACGCTGCTGCAACGCTACCGGAAACAGCCCCCCAAACGCTTTACCAAACGCACACGCATGGCTATACGTATCTGGAAACGCTCCGGCCTGGCGGGTATCGCCTTTCTGACGCCCCTTATTCTGACGCCAATTGGTGGTACCATTCTGGCTCTGTCGTTCGGCGTTAAACGCGGACAGGTGGTGCTGTATATGCTCGTCAGCGCCCTGGTGTGGGCCATCGTGCAAACCCTCGCTTTTTATCAGATTCCGGGCCTTAAAGGGATGTTCAACTAG
- a CDS encoding transcriptional regulator, MerR family (PFAM: regulatory protein MerR~SMART: regulatory protein MerR~KEGG: avi:Avi_2776 transcriptional regulator) codes for MSTYSIRDLEQLSGIKAHTLRIWEQRYAILTPDRSDTNIRSYGDEDLKRVLNISLLKDHGYKISEIAKLSSEELSNEVVKISERQLNYPDQIHALTISMLDLSEDRFEKIINTNISQFGFENTMINIVYPFLSRIGTLWLTGSVGPAQEHFITNLIRQKLIVAIDGLSATTPSNGKKYMLFLPEGEFHEISLLFAHYIIRCRANKVIYLGQSLPFNELVFAHSLYKPDCIFSVITSVPSNHEVQPYVDRLAKAFPDSQILLTGYQVVGQDIETPENTRIVNQINDLMRLAS; via the coding sequence ATGAGTACGTACTCAATCAGAGATTTAGAGCAGCTGTCTGGCATTAAAGCCCATACCCTACGCATCTGGGAACAACGCTACGCGATTTTGACGCCAGATCGAAGCGATACCAACATTCGTTCTTACGGTGATGAGGACCTCAAGCGTGTTCTGAATATTTCGCTGTTAAAAGATCACGGATATAAAATTTCGGAGATTGCGAAGCTGTCGTCAGAAGAACTGAGCAACGAAGTCGTGAAAATTTCCGAACGGCAGCTCAACTACCCCGACCAGATTCATGCCCTGACGATCTCGATGCTTGATCTGAGCGAAGATCGGTTCGAAAAAATCATCAATACCAACATCAGTCAGTTCGGTTTCGAGAATACGATGATCAACATCGTGTACCCATTTTTAAGCCGTATTGGTACGCTTTGGCTCACGGGTTCTGTAGGCCCGGCGCAGGAGCACTTTATTACGAACCTGATCCGACAAAAACTGATTGTTGCCATTGACGGATTATCCGCCACTACACCAAGTAACGGCAAAAAGTATATGCTCTTCCTGCCGGAAGGCGAATTTCACGAGATCAGCCTTTTGTTCGCGCATTACATCATTCGCTGCCGCGCCAACAAGGTGATTTATCTGGGCCAGAGCCTCCCCTTCAATGAACTGGTATTTGCCCACTCGCTGTATAAACCAGATTGCATTTTCTCGGTCATTACATCGGTGCCGTCCAACCATGAAGTGCAGCCCTATGTCGATCGACTGGCAAAAGCGTTTCCTGATTCACAGATTCTGTTGACGGGTTATCAGGTAGTGGGGCAGGACATCGAGACACCAGAGAATACCCGCATCGTCAACCAAATCAATGATTTAATGCGCCTTGCCAGCTAG
- a CDS encoding beta-lactamase domain protein (PFAM: beta-lactamase domain protein; Rhodanese domain protein~SMART: Rhodanese domain protein~KEGG: metallo-beta-lactamase superfamily protein; K01069 hydroxyacylglutathione hydrolase) — protein MIIEQLYTGCLAQGAYYIESNGEAAIIDPLRETSPYIRKSNKAGARIKYVFETHFHADFVSGHIDLAQKTGATIVYGPNANTTYEAYHAEDGETFALGHVTIKVLHTPGHTLESTTYLLIDETGKDHAIFTGDTLFIGDVGRPDLAIKGDLTEHDLAGMLYDSLQTKIMPLADDVIVYPAHGAGSACGKNMSKETTDRLGNQKRFNYALRTKSREEFIEKVLDGLTTAPAYFAENARLNKEGYESIDRVLQRGSQTFSPDAFEAAVNETGALILDVREAADFAKGFIPNAINIGLNGQFAPWVGALIPDLTQPIALVAPEGQEGETVLRLARVGYDNCIGFLEGGFGAWQKAGKEVDQIDSISAEEFSNRWQQNPHIPIVDVRKPTEFAAEHVAGASPVSLDNINDHMADIPRHEPVYVHCAGGYRSMVANSILKARGFDNVINVEGGLAAIRKTAVTVTSGASVI, from the coding sequence ATGATCATTGAACAACTCTATACGGGCTGTCTGGCCCAGGGCGCTTATTATATCGAAAGTAATGGCGAAGCGGCCATCATCGATCCACTCCGCGAAACATCGCCTTACATCCGGAAAAGTAATAAGGCGGGCGCCAGAATAAAGTATGTCTTCGAAACTCACTTCCACGCCGACTTTGTATCCGGTCATATCGACTTAGCGCAAAAGACGGGCGCGACAATCGTGTACGGCCCGAATGCCAACACCACCTACGAGGCTTATCACGCCGAAGACGGTGAAACCTTTGCCCTCGGGCATGTGACCATAAAAGTGCTGCATACACCCGGTCATACACTCGAATCGACCACCTACCTACTCATCGACGAAACCGGAAAAGACCACGCCATCTTCACCGGCGATACCCTGTTCATTGGCGATGTTGGCCGACCCGATTTGGCCATTAAAGGTGATCTGACCGAACATGATCTGGCAGGCATGTTATATGACAGCCTTCAAACCAAGATTATGCCTCTTGCCGACGACGTAATCGTTTACCCCGCTCACGGGGCCGGATCGGCCTGCGGTAAGAATATGAGCAAGGAAACAACCGACAGGCTGGGCAATCAGAAACGCTTTAACTACGCGCTTCGCACTAAGTCTCGGGAGGAGTTCATTGAGAAAGTACTCGATGGCCTGACCACGGCCCCTGCTTACTTCGCCGAAAATGCCCGACTCAATAAAGAAGGTTATGAATCCATCGACCGCGTTTTGCAGCGGGGTAGTCAGACCTTTTCGCCCGATGCCTTTGAAGCAGCCGTAAACGAAACCGGAGCATTGATTCTGGATGTACGGGAAGCGGCTGATTTTGCCAAAGGCTTTATTCCAAATGCGATCAATATTGGCCTGAACGGGCAATTTGCTCCCTGGGTTGGTGCACTGATACCGGACTTAACGCAGCCTATTGCCCTCGTCGCGCCTGAGGGTCAGGAAGGCGAAACCGTTCTGCGTTTGGCGCGAGTTGGCTATGATAACTGCATCGGCTTTTTAGAAGGTGGCTTTGGGGCCTGGCAAAAGGCGGGGAAAGAAGTGGACCAGATCGACTCCATTTCGGCAGAGGAATTTTCCAACCGGTGGCAGCAGAACCCCCATATACCGATTGTCGATGTACGAAAGCCAACTGAGTTTGCCGCAGAACACGTTGCCGGAGCCAGCCCTGTTTCGTTGGACAACATCAACGATCACATGGCCGACATACCCCGCCATGAGCCGGTTTATGTGCATTGTGCCGGTGGGTATCGCTCTATGGTGGCTAATTCCATTCTTAAAGCCCGTGGGTTCGACAACGTTATAAATGTAGAAGGCGGACTGGCGGCTATTCGGAAAACAGCCGTTACGGTGACAAGTGGTGCGTCTGTTATCTGA
- a CDS encoding alpha/beta hydrolase fold protein (PFAM: alpha/beta hydrolase fold~KEGG: sfu:Sfum_0488 alpha/beta hydrolase fold): MPLIHSPYSGPPAYQYNGHLQTIIPSLTRAVTGISYERERLILTDGDFVDLDWVKQGQKRLVILTHGLEGDSNRQYIRGTAKLFAQHNYDVLAWNCRSCSGEMNQAFRLYNHGEIGDFGEVIDHALQTKRYQELILVGYSMGGNITLKYLGVHGNQLSKAIKGGIAISAPTDLGASACLLDRPSNRFYRNRFMKKLLVKISRKAQMYPGRLDMSKVRQVKQWKDFDEFFSAPVNNYRDADDFYTQASAVNFMPDIAVPTLLLNAQNDPLLSAECSPEELAKAHPHIFLETPRTGGHVGFQLVRDPHTYAERRALWFAQRLTNG; the protein is encoded by the coding sequence ATGCCGCTCATTCATTCGCCTTATTCCGGACCGCCCGCCTATCAGTACAATGGTCATCTGCAAACCATCATTCCCAGCCTGACACGCGCAGTGACCGGGATCTCCTATGAGCGCGAACGCCTGATACTGACTGATGGTGATTTTGTTGACCTGGACTGGGTAAAGCAGGGGCAGAAGCGGCTGGTAATACTCACCCACGGCCTGGAAGGGGACAGCAACCGGCAATACATTCGGGGAACGGCCAAGTTATTCGCCCAGCACAACTACGATGTTCTCGCCTGGAACTGCCGGTCGTGCAGTGGCGAAATGAACCAGGCTTTCCGCCTGTATAATCATGGCGAAATTGGAGACTTTGGTGAGGTGATTGACCATGCGCTTCAAACAAAGCGGTATCAGGAGCTTATTCTCGTTGGTTACAGTATGGGCGGCAACATCACACTGAAATACCTCGGAGTGCACGGAAATCAGCTTTCCAAAGCAATCAAAGGCGGCATTGCAATCTCGGCGCCAACGGACTTAGGTGCCAGCGCCTGTCTGCTCGACCGCCCATCGAACCGGTTTTACCGGAATCGGTTCATGAAAAAATTGCTGGTTAAAATTTCCAGGAAGGCGCAGATGTATCCCGGGCGGCTGGATATGAGCAAGGTCCGGCAGGTGAAACAGTGGAAAGATTTCGATGAATTCTTTTCAGCCCCGGTGAACAACTACCGCGATGCCGACGATTTTTACACCCAGGCGTCGGCCGTTAATTTCATGCCGGATATTGCAGTGCCTACGCTTCTGCTCAATGCCCAGAACGATCCACTACTTTCGGCAGAATGCTCGCCTGAAGAATTGGCTAAAGCCCACCCCCATATTTTTCTGGAAACCCCACGTACGGGTGGTCATGTTGGTTTTCAACTGGTTCGCGACCCGCATACCTATGCCGAACGGCGCGCGCTTTGGTTTGCCCAGCGCCTGACGAATGGCTGA
- a CDS encoding hypothetical protein (KEGG: ppf:Pput_2243 hypothetical protein), with protein sequence MKSFLLFWVFMLFARQAFPQAVLSTVFSYSHSAVSVQTGHEERTLAEGTTRDFPHFLIQAITLEANQPTQPVQQLDEEVILLVRSGELTLMLGGKHKTLVPGSVVMVMPGDDYRVENKASQPLTYYLIRYTSNEMPDLDLYRLLGGSFWADWREIAPTTNQQGSSRKLSPYPTIMSDRVAMEFVSINAGMAGQPVHRHRAAELLLILDHPVQVPIDGAQKEAQVGDLIFIESDVEHGINPARPEGCSYVSVVF encoded by the coding sequence ATGAAATCCTTCCTGCTCTTCTGGGTGTTTATGCTGTTTGCCCGCCAGGCCTTTCCGCAGGCTGTTTTATCAACCGTCTTTTCTTATAGTCATTCCGCTGTTTCGGTACAGACTGGTCATGAAGAACGAACCTTAGCCGAAGGTACCACCCGTGATTTCCCCCACTTCCTGATTCAGGCAATAACCCTGGAGGCCAATCAGCCCACCCAGCCTGTCCAGCAACTCGATGAAGAAGTGATCCTGCTCGTCAGATCAGGTGAATTAACGCTGATGCTTGGCGGGAAACACAAAACTCTGGTACCCGGGAGCGTCGTTATGGTTATGCCCGGTGATGACTACCGGGTTGAAAACAAGGCTAGTCAGCCCCTAACCTATTACCTGATACGCTACACGTCCAACGAAATGCCCGATCTGGATTTATACAGGCTATTGGGCGGCTCGTTCTGGGCTGACTGGCGGGAGATTGCTCCGACCACCAACCAACAAGGGAGTAGCCGCAAGCTATCGCCCTACCCGACCATCATGAGCGACCGTGTAGCCATGGAGTTTGTGAGTATTAATGCTGGTATGGCAGGACAGCCGGTTCACAGGCACCGGGCGGCTGAACTCCTACTCATCCTGGATCATCCGGTTCAGGTCCCTATCGACGGGGCGCAAAAGGAGGCACAGGTCGGCGACCTTATCTTTATCGAATCGGATGTAGAGCACGGCATTAATCCGGCCCGTCCGGAAGGCTGTAGCTATGTATCTGTCGTGTTTTAG